The Castanea sativa cultivar Marrone di Chiusa Pesio chromosome 11, ASM4071231v1 genome contains a region encoding:
- the LOC142616987 gene encoding zinc finger CCCH domain-containing protein 30-like, whose amino-acid sequence MCSGPERSKSSASSASTTSPSVSTVETTSNNKDMNNLTVQTEDSFSNLLDLAANNDVEGFKQCIERDASSIDEVGLWYVRQRGSKQVVPEKRTPLMVAATFGSVDVLEFILVHSEADVNFSCGQDKTTALHCAASGGSLNAVDVVKLLLLAGADPNCTDASGLRPIDVVVNVVPPKLQSIRVALEELLSHNASDGSVGERHLRVSISSSGSDSPTLSSSPEHGLPSPSEFVSSPLKYNDAPIHFALEKKEYPVDPSLPDIKNIIYATDEFRMFSFKTWGYV is encoded by the exons ATGTGCAGTGGTCCAGAGCGATCAAAATCATCGGCATCATCAGCATCAACTACGTCTCCATCTGTGTCTACTGTAGAAACCACATCTAACAACAAGGACATGAATAACCTAACTGTTCAAACTGAAGATTCTTTTTCCAACTTGCTCGACCTTGCTGCTAACAATGATGTTGAAGGCTTTAAGCAATGCATCGAGAGGGATGCTTCTTCAATTGATGAGGTTGGACTCTGGTATGTACGTCAAAGAGGCTCAAAACAAGTTGTTCCTGAGAAGAGAACTCCATTAATGGTTGCTGCAACCTTCGGCAGTGTTGACGTTCTTGAATTCATACTCGTGCATTCAGAGGCTGACGTGAACTTTTCATGTGGCCAAGATAAAACCACTGCCCTTCACTGTGCTGCTTCTGGTGGATCTCTTAACGCAGTTGATGTTGTGAAGCTGCTTTTATTAGCCGGTGCTGATCCAAATTGTACAGATGCCAGTGGTCTTCGCCCCAttgatgttgttgttaatgttgtTCCTCCAAAGTTGCAGAGCATTAGAGTGGCTCTTGAAGAGCTTCTCTCTCACAATGCTTCTGATGGCTCTGTTGGTGAGCGCCATCTACGAGTATCTATTAGTTCCTCAGGTTCTGATTCACCAACTCTATCTTCATCGCCAGAACATGGGTTGCCATCTCCTTCAGAGTTTGTATCTTCTCCTTTGAAGTATAATGATGCACCTATTCATTTTGCATTGGAGAAGAAAGAATACCCTGTTGATCCATCGCTCCCTGACATTAAGAACATCATTTATGCGACGGATGAGTTCCGCATGTTCTCTTTCAAG ACGTGGGGATATGTGTGA
- the LOC142615828 gene encoding protein DETOXIFICATION 43-like: MTQNGDAQPNENQKKTPFVIFLKDLSLVCKLDSLGKEILGLAVPAVLALAADPVASLVDTMFIGRLGPNDIGAVGVAIAIFNQLSRITMYPIVSITTSYVAEEDTMERLGIEAKEAEALELQNLEEGAARNAETKAATPENAETKAATPSNGEIKVATPKNDSIAVSIRSPSVTSPKAAPRKRGKRNVPSATTALIMGTLLGVAQALLLMFGSKVLLRIMGVKTDSPMYVPATQYLTLRALGAPAVLLSLAMQGVFRGFKDTRTPLYATAIGDGMNVVLDPIFIFVLHMGVRGAAIAHALSQCLIALILFLRLIQEVNIFAPKLRELQFGRFLKNGFLMLSRVIAVTSCVTFAASLAARLGPTPMAAFQICLQVWLTSSLLADGLAVAGQAILACAFAEKDLKKAVETAIRVSQMGLVAGFGLLVLVGSGLYFGAGVFTTDKNVLHLMYLGIPFIAGTQPINTFAFVLDGVNFGAADFAYTAYSMIMMAIASITSEYLLAKYRGYLGIWYALVIYMGLRTIAGVWRVGTATGPWRFLRGRSSSAVCAKKQTRLLQLVPSLQSRVRYCAGWSQHSKTP; encoded by the exons ATGACTCAGAATGGTGATGCACAACCAAATGAAAACCAGAA AAAGACACCATTTGTCATTTTCTTGAAAGACTTGAG CCTTGTTTGCAAGCTAGATTCACTTGGCAAGGAGATTTTAGGACTTGCTGTTCCTGCAGTCCTTGCTTTAGCTGCTGACCCTGTGGCTTCTCTTGTGGACACAATGTTCATTGGTCGTCTTG GTCCAAATGATATTGGTGCTGTTGGAGTTGCTATTGCCATATTTAACCAACTTTCAAGGATTACCATGTACCCCATTGTGAGCATTACCACTTCCTATGTTGCTGAGGAAGACACTATGGAAAGATTGGGTATTGAAGCAAAAGAGGCAGAGGCCCTCGAGCTTCAGAACTTGGAAGAAGGTGCTGCAAGAAATGCTGAAACAAAAGCGGCTACACCAGAAAATGCTGAAACAAAAGCGGCTACACCAAGTAATGGTGAAATAAAAGTGGCTACGCCAAAAAatg ATTCTATTGCAGTATCAATCAGGTCTCCCTCTGTCACTAGTCCCAAGGCTGCACCTCGCAAAAGGGGGAAGCGAAACGTTCCTTCAGCAACAACAGCACTTATCATGGGCACACTTCTTGGTGTGGCGCAAGCTTTGCTACTCATGTTTGGGTCAAAAGTTCTCTTGAGGATCATGGGTGTGAAGACT GATTCCCCTATGTATGTACCAGCAACCCAGTACTTAACACTAAGAGCACTTGGTGCTCCTGCAGTTCTTCTCTCCTTAGCTATGCAAGGGGTCTTCCGAGGCTTTAAGGATACCAGAACTCCTCTATATGCCACAG CTATTGGAGATGGAATGAATGTGGTTTTGGACCCAATATTCATCTTTGTTTTGCATATGGGAGTCAGGGGTGCAGCCATTGCACATGCTCTTTCACA GTGCCTAATTGCTCTGATTCTTTTCTTGAGATTGATTCAAGAAGTAAATATCTTTGCTCCAAAATTGAGGGAGTTACAATTTGGTCGGTTTCTTAAAAATG GTTTTCTGATGCTGTCAAGAGTTATAGCTGTGACATCTTGTGTGACCTTTGCCGCATCATTGGCTGCAAGGCTTGGCCCTACTCCAATGGCTGCATTCCAGATTTGTTTGCAGGTCTGGTTAACATCATCACTTCTTGCAGATGGTTTGGCTGTTGCTGGACAG GCTATTCTAGCTTGTGCATTTGCTGAGAAGGACTTAAAAAAGGCAGTGGAAACTGCAATCCGGGTATCGCAG ATGGGTCTTGTTGCTGGTTTTGGGCTCCTTGTTCTGGTTGGATCTGGTTTATACTTTGGAGCTGGAGTATTTACCACTGATAAAAATGTTCTGCACCTTATGTATTTAGGCATTCCG TTTATTGCTGGAACACAACCAATAAACACCTTTGCTTTTGTTCTTGATGGTGTGAACTTTGGAGCAGCTGACTTTGCATACACTGCATATTCAATG ATTATGATGGCTATTGCAAGTATTACCTCAGAATATCTCCTTGCTAAATACAGAGGTTATCTTGGAATCTGGTATGCCTTAGTTATCTACATGGGATTGCGTACAATTGCTGGTGTTTGGAG GGTGGGCACAGCAACTGGTCCTTGGCGCTTCCTCAGG GGGCGGAGCTCCTCGGCTGTGTGCGCAAAGAAACAGACCCGTCTATTGCAGCTGGTACCATCCTTGCAGAGCCGAGTCCGGTATTGTGCCGGGTGGAGCCAGCACTCAAAAACTCCATGA